CCAATATATGTATTTGGAAAAATAATACTCAAAAAATAACAAATAAAAACAACTATCAAAATTGTAAGCCAAATTATAATTCCTCCCATAGTAGGAGTTCCTGCTTTTATTTTATGTAAATTAAAAAAAACAGGGGCTTCACTTTCGGATCTAATTTGTTTTCCAAGTTTATATTTATAAAGAAAATGAGTAATGAGTGGTGTAACCAAAAAAGCTATAAAAGAAGAAAAGGTAGTCAATATAAAAATTTTCAATATAATTTCATTTAACATTTATTTGATAAATTTATTAATATTATATTCCCACTATAAGAACTATATACATAACTAATTCCAAGTTTATAAATAAACTAGTATAAAGCAAAAAATAAGAAAGTAATAATGAGTTTTTTTTGGGATTATAAATATAAAAAGAAAAGATCAAATTAACCAAAAAAACCAAAAGACCAATAACTGGGGCAAAAAATAAGTTAAGAGGAGATCCTAGCAAATCAATGCCAAAATAAACATTATAATGCAAAACATGAGAACTTTTAGAGAAATCTATATAATAATTAATTATATACCAAATATAATAATTTAAAGATAATGTACCTATTATAGACCAAAAAACAGTCCTCTTACCAAAAAAATTTCTAAATTTATCTATTAAACTTATCATATTTTATTTAAAAGGTGAAAAATTTCTTAAATCTTTGACTGCTTTTTTCAAAACTGTTATAAATATTTTTATTTCAGACAAGGTGTTGTTTTTATTTAAACTTACCCGAAGTGATCCATGAGCATCCTCTGGATTTATTCCAATTGATAAAAGTACATGAGAAGCACTAAGTGATCCAGAAGCACAAGCAGAACCAGTAGAACACGCTACACCTTCCAAATCTAACTTCAAAAGTAATGCTTCACCTTCTACATTTTTAAATAAAAAGTTTGCATTGTTTGGAAGTCTATCTCTCAAAGAACCATTCAAAGAAACTCCTTTTATTTTCAAAACTTCTTTTATCATAAAATCTCTAAGTTTTGTAATTTTTGAAATTTCTATATTATGATTTTTGGCTAATATAAATTCCACCGCCTTCGCAAAACCAACAATACCAGGAGTATTATACGTACCCGCTCTTTGTCCATTTTCTTGATGCCCACCGTGAATAAGTGGCGTAAGATGAATCCCCTTTTTGACATATAAAAGTCCAACGCCTTTTGGTCCATAAATTTTATGAGACGACATCGAAAGAAAGTCACAATACAATCTCTTTACGTCCATTTGCAAAAAATAAGAAGCTTGAACAGCATCTGTATGAAACAAAATTTTATTTTTTCTATTAGTATTTATTTCATTAATTTTTTTTCCAATTTTGGCAATTGGTTGTATTGTACCTATTTCATTATTCACGTACATTATAGACACAAGCTTAGTATCTTCTCTTATAGCATCTAATACCTTATTGTAATCAATGATTCCATTTTTTTCTGGTTTTATAAATGTTACATCCACTCCTCGTCTTGATAAATACTTAGCTACTTCAAGCACACTTGGATGTTCAAACATAGTAGTTATAAGATGCCCATTAAAATCATCAAATACACCTTTTAGAACTGTATTGTTACTTTCTGATGCGCCCGAAGTAAAAATTATTTCACTTGGATCACAATTTAAAAAATTAGATATAATATCTTTTGATTTCAAAATCGTGGCCTCTGCATCTTGACCAAAACTATGAATTGAGGAAGCATTACCAAAATCATCTGTAAAATATGGAATCATGGCTTGTAAAACTTTTTTATCTACAGAAGTTGTTGCTGCACTATCTAAATATATTCTTTTTTTATTAGACATATAATTATTTTGTTCTTTTTATTTTTATCCCAGGAAAATCTTTTTCCAATTCTTCCTGAATAAAACCTTTTATAGTCATTTCAGCCATTGGACAATGATTACAAACACCTAATAATTTTATGTCCAAAATATTTTTTTTCTCATCATATTTCAAAACTTTCAAATCCCCACCATCAGAATTTAAAAATTTTCTTATTTTTTCTATTTTTTTATCTAATTTTATATTCATTATTTTTTTGTTAAATAATTATTTATTGCTTTTTTTAGTGCCTCTATAGATAACATAGAACAATGAATTTTTGGTTCAGGTAGTCCACCAAGTTTTTCCAAAATTACATCTTTTCCAATATCCATAGCATCACTTAATTTTTTACCTTTTGCAACTTGTGTAACAACCGAAGAACACGCAATAGCTGCTCCGCAACCAAGTGTTTCAAATTTAATATCTTGTATTTT
This Patescibacteria group bacterium DNA region includes the following protein-coding sequences:
- a CDS encoding cysteine desulfurase family protein, whose product is MSNKKRIYLDSAATTSVDKKVLQAMIPYFTDDFGNASSIHSFGQDAEATILKSKDIISNFLNCDPSEIIFTSGASESNNTVLKGVFDDFNGHLITTMFEHPSVLEVAKYLSRRGVDVTFIKPEKNGIIDYNKVLDAIREDTKLVSIMYVNNEIGTIQPIAKIGKKINEINTNRKNKILFHTDAVQASYFLQMDVKRLYCDFLSMSSHKIYGPKGVGLLYVKKGIHLTPLIHGGHQENGQRAGTYNTPGIVGFAKAVEFILAKNHNIEISKITKLRDFMIKEVLKIKGVSLNGSLRDRLPNNANFLFKNVEGEALLLKLDLEGVACSTGSACASGSLSASHVLLSIGINPEDAHGSLRVSLNKNNTLSEIKIFITVLKKAVKDLRNFSPFK
- a CDS encoding NifU family protein, which codes for MNIKLDKKIEKIRKFLNSDGGDLKVLKYDEKKNILDIKLLGVCNHCPMAEMTIKGFIQEELEKDFPGIKIKRTK
- a CDS encoding iron-sulfur cluster assembly scaffold protein; this translates as MYSKKVLDNFKNPKNQGVIKNADAIGQVGNPICGDIMKIYLKIKDDKIQDIKFETLGCGAAIACSSVVTQVAKGKKLSDAMDIGKDVILEKLGGLPEPKIHCSMLSIEALKKAINNYLTKK